Proteins from a single region of Dyadobacter fanqingshengii:
- the coaD gene encoding pantetheine-phosphate adenylyltransferase, with translation MKRTALFPGSFDPFTKGHEDIVVRGLRLFDEVVIGIGNNATKKRYFPLDVMKEMIEKTFSDQKNVKVVTYDDLTAHTARELGATFLLRGLRNTTDFEYENGISQVNRYLYEEIETVFLITSPMLAPISSSIIRDLHRYGQRVDDFLPYSLSELNKLNHEG, from the coding sequence ATGAAGCGTACCGCCCTATTTCCGGGATCATTTGATCCATTTACAAAAGGACATGAAGACATTGTCGTACGCGGATTACGCCTTTTTGATGAAGTGGTCATTGGCATCGGGAACAACGCAACGAAGAAGCGCTATTTCCCATTAGATGTTATGAAGGAAATGATCGAAAAGACATTCTCCGATCAAAAAAACGTGAAAGTGGTTACTTATGATGACCTTACTGCGCACACAGCGCGGGAGCTTGGAGCCACTTTTTTGCTGAGAGGTTTGCGTAACACGACCGATTTTGAGTACGAAAACGGTATTTCGCAAGTTAACCGATATCTCTACGAAGAAATTGAAACCGTTTTCCTGATTACATCGCCTATGCTGGCGCCGATCAGTTCAAGCATTATCCGTGATCTGCACCGCTATGGGCAGCGGGTGGACGATTTTCTTCCCTATTCTCTTTCGGAATTGAATAAACTCAACCACGAGGGCTGA
- a CDS encoding NUDIX domain-containing protein, with amino-acid sequence MQTLNDEVKNLYGGNVRVRVSGIYIVQDHILLVNHSLYGKNQSFWSPPGGGIRFGETAEAALKREIQEETGLDAVIGDFLFVNEFVHPPLHAIELFFMIESVQGNIGKGADPELSSDNQIIEDVKLMRMEDVQALPVETCHSIFTRVRSLEEISGLGKFLSESAIPAPKHK; translated from the coding sequence GTGCAGACTTTGAACGATGAAGTAAAGAATTTGTACGGGGGTAATGTGCGTGTCCGTGTGAGCGGCATATACATTGTTCAGGATCATATTCTTTTGGTAAACCATTCATTGTATGGCAAAAACCAGTCGTTCTGGAGTCCGCCGGGCGGAGGCATACGCTTTGGCGAAACTGCTGAGGCTGCTTTAAAAAGGGAGATTCAGGAAGAAACCGGACTGGATGCGGTAATTGGAGACTTTCTTTTTGTAAACGAATTTGTGCACCCTCCGCTTCATGCCATTGAGCTGTTCTTTATGATTGAATCGGTACAGGGCAATATCGGCAAGGGTGCTGATCCTGAGCTTTCGTCGGACAACCAAATCATTGAGGATGTGAAGCTGATGCGCATGGAAGACGTTCAGGCCCTTCCGGTGGAAACCTGTCACAGTATTTTCACCCGGGTACGATCTTTGGAGGAGATATCGGGGCTTGGTAAATTCTTGTCCGAATCTGCTATCCCGGCCCCAAAGCATAAATAA
- a CDS encoding DUF3822 family protein has translation MANSENQVIEIIPTLLVGDNSFDASSIPLCTLCIEVDERRIRFCIVRDENMECIWLEDYSFETVLNPNEIFERLKKVFTGHLLWSSHSWKNVRISINSHAFSLIPNLIFEEDSAPDYLAFALGNPVPKDEKVLYHDLPLVHAQNVFSVPQIWYDWMINHFGNSQITFYHLTSPLIIGALVSHLEHQQLRMVSIYFEKDYFTLVITESQQLILCNRFRFSKTQELAYIILFTLNQLNFLPEEMKVICYGEIDPSADAYTELSRFFPNLQIGNGPTTLKYNRQCADVPGHRYFGLFNTYLVSS, from the coding sequence GTGGCAAATTCTGAAAACCAGGTCATTGAAATTATTCCTACTTTACTGGTAGGCGATAATTCATTTGACGCTTCGAGTATTCCTTTGTGCACATTATGCATTGAAGTGGATGAAAGACGCATCCGGTTTTGCATTGTCCGCGATGAAAACATGGAGTGTATCTGGCTGGAAGATTACAGCTTTGAGACCGTTTTGAACCCGAATGAGATTTTTGAAAGGCTCAAAAAGGTTTTTACCGGACATTTGCTCTGGTCATCGCACAGCTGGAAAAACGTAAGGATTTCAATTAATTCGCACGCATTCAGTCTGATCCCCAATTTGATTTTCGAGGAAGATTCTGCACCCGATTACCTGGCATTTGCTTTGGGTAATCCGGTTCCAAAGGACGAAAAAGTGCTTTATCACGATTTGCCGCTTGTTCACGCGCAGAATGTATTCAGCGTTCCGCAAATCTGGTACGACTGGATGATCAACCATTTCGGCAATTCCCAGATTACATTTTATCACCTGACCAGTCCGCTTATAATCGGCGCGCTGGTAAGCCACCTGGAACACCAGCAGTTAAGGATGGTTTCCATATATTTTGAAAAAGATTATTTCACGCTGGTCATCACAGAAAGCCAGCAGCTGATCCTTTGCAACCGCTTTCGCTTCTCGAAAACCCAGGAGCTGGCCTACATTATTTTGTTTACATTAAATCAGCTGAATTTCCTGCCCGAAGAAATGAAAGTCATTTGTTATGGGGAAATCGACCCATCTGCTGATGCTTACACCGAGCTTTCGAGATTTTTTCCCAATTTGCAGATCGGCAACGGGCCTACAACGCTAAAATATAACAGGCAATGTGCTGATGTTCCCGGACATCGATATTTTGGGCTGTTCAACACCTACCTCGTATCATCTTAA